The Candidatus Hydrogenedentota bacterium sequence TCATTGCCGTAGAAACTATTCTTTGTCGGCAATACCAGGAAACGAGACGCCAGTGCCCCAGAGACGTCCGTTAGGCGCGGCGCCTCGTTGGTGAGGATCGTGAAGCGGGTCGGAAGTCGGCCGGTCCACACCGGCAAATGTTTCCGGGACACAGTCTGCAAATCCTCGCCGCTGATGCTCAGAAGTCGCTCAATTACAATTGCCAGGTCTGAGCGTCCGGATAAGCGCGCGTCAGATACAATCGCCAGATTTCTCCCAATCAGGGGTTGCACCCCGAATTGTTCACCCAGTGACGCCAGCGTGGGACTGACAACGTTTTCCCGGCCTAGCAGTGCTGCCAGCACACGTGCAATCGTACCTTTGCCGCTGCGCTTCGGTCCGATCAGGAGCAGGATCTTCTGATGGCTCGTATCGCCGCTAAGGATGTAGCCGAACCACTCTTGAAGCAACGCAATGCATTCGTAATCGCCGGCCCACAGGTCGGCCAGGAATTTGGTCCAGGCTGTCGGCTTCGGTGCGTTGGTGCCGTAATCGAAAGGGACTGCGTAGGTCTGAAAGTACGCCGGCGTGTGTTTGTGCAACGTTCGTGTGTCCAGGTCGAGAAGACCGTTGCGACAGGGGAGTATCGGCCCGGCGGACGGTGCGCTTATACCGTCGAGCCAGATTGCCGGGGTCGCATCCGCGGTCACGAGA is a genomic window containing:
- a CDS encoding NTP-binding protein, which codes for MLDALLGVSGVLVTADATPAIWLDGISAPSAGPILPCRNGLLDLDTRTLHKHTPAYFQTYAVPFDYGTNAPKPTAWTKFLADLWAGDYECIALLQEWFGYILSGDTSHQKILLLIGPKRSGKGTIARVLAALLGRENVVSPTLASLGEQFGVQPLIGRNLAIVSDARLSGRSDLAIVIERLLSISGEDLQTVSRKHLPVWTGRLPTRFTILTNEAPRLTDVSGALASRFLVLPTKNSFYGNEDRTLFDRIELELPGVLLWALDGLDRLRGNGKFTIPESAADMTETLGDLSSPIQVFIRDCCIIDAAASVETRTLFSGWRHWCEENGRDHVGTIQTFGRDLIAVAPGIRIRQLRQGDGTRYRAYEGIELQ